From Pelotomaculum schinkii, the proteins below share one genomic window:
- a CDS encoding AbrB/MazE/SpoVT family DNA-binding domain-containing protein: MSDIELKAKRSYPHGIRKVRVWGKGQFTIPAEIREHLGISEDTILEVFQIGKAIVATPENIKVKELAGSVQKDMEKNQIDIDALLAELREGSHSYETE; encoded by the coding sequence ATGTCAGACATAGAGCTTAAGGCCAAAAGAAGTTATCCTCATGGGATAAGAAAAGTGCGGGTGTGGGGGAAGGGTCAATTTACGATTCCGGCTGAAATACGGGAACACCTCGGGATAAGTGAAGACACTATTCTGGAGGTATTCCAAATAGGAAAAGCAATTGTTGCAACTCCGGAAAATATTAAGGTTAAGGAACTTGCCGGTAGCGTACAAAAAGATATGGAGAAAAACCAGATTGACATAGATGCATTGTTAGCAGAGCTAAGGGAGGGCTCTCACTCCTATGAAACGGAGTAA
- a CDS encoding bifunctional cobalt-precorrin-7 (C(5))-methyltransferase/cobalt-precorrin-6B (C(15))-methyltransferase produces the protein MEQTMFTNEVILSWLRYFSENVEINLAKLKMLDITGKSKNLIPSVMSNRAVLVFTDAGHPDIFYDMWNAELGDCDIWYNEGSDPSGEIKHDKVSDMINRGINASAAMLILNPNAATNYHIGMENSRFSYGSVQYVCREVRAVIMNKLNLGDRDNICIISGESIAVEAAMIAAEGSVIAVEYDRRDRKTMKCNVDKFGLSNVIIVESLEDGVLDQLPAPDTAFIVGSPRIGSEIKSLLSINPAMNFVIYTLDFEILTSLPALFRENGLERTEAIHIEVSRVNSKNMTEPFPAPWLISGRSVKG, from the coding sequence GTGGAACAGACAATGTTCACTAATGAGGTCATTTTATCCTGGCTCCGGTATTTTTCAGAGAACGTTGAGATCAACCTGGCAAAACTGAAAATGCTGGACATCACAGGGAAGAGCAAGAACCTGATTCCGAGCGTTATGAGCAACCGGGCAGTGCTGGTCTTTACCGATGCCGGACATCCGGATATCTTCTACGACATGTGGAATGCGGAACTGGGCGACTGCGATATCTGGTACAATGAGGGTTCAGATCCATCCGGCGAGATCAAGCACGACAAGGTCTCAGACATGATCAACCGCGGGATCAACGCCTCTGCAGCTATGTTGATTCTAAATCCTAACGCTGCAACAAATTATCATATAGGTATGGAGAACAGCCGTTTCTCCTACGGCTCTGTTCAGTATGTGTGCCGGGAAGTTCGGGCTGTTATAATGAATAAGCTCAATCTGGGCGACCGGGATAATATATGTATAATCTCAGGTGAGAGCATCGCGGTGGAGGCCGCCATGATTGCTGCTGAGGGTAGTGTCATTGCTGTGGAATATGATCGCAGGGATCGGAAAACCATGAAATGTAATGTTGACAAATTTGGTCTGAGCAACGTAATAATCGTTGAGTCTCTGGAAGACGGTGTCCTGGATCAGCTGCCGGCGCCGGACACAGCGTTTATAGTGGGTTCTCCGAGGATCGGCAGTGAAATAAAGAGTTTGCTCTCCATTAATCCCGCCATGAATTTTGTGATCTACACCTTGGACTTCGAAATTCTAACGTCTCTTCCTGCTTTGTTCCGGGAAAACGGCTTGGAGCGCACTGAAGCAATCCATATAGAGGTATCGCGAGTCAACAGCAAAAACATGACGGAGCCATTTCCAGCTCCTTGGCTGATCTCTGGCAGAAGCGTTAAAGGATAG
- a CDS encoding electron transfer flavoprotein subunit beta/FixA family protein, with protein sequence MEIVVCVKQVPDTTEVKIDPVKNTLIRDGVPSIVNPTDECAAEAAIRVKEQYGGKVTVLAMGPPMAATALRKCLAMGADEAVLISDFAFAGADTWATSYSLAKAIEHVGKPDIIFCGKQAIDGDTGQVGPGIAEHLGLPQTTYVQKIREVHDDYLVVERAYEGGFEVIKVKLPAVITVDKSIEPRYPSVKGSIKASRAEIKTWNAKDINASPEKTGLNGSTTQVAQVFNPEVKFTSEMLKGKNEEELCNLLIGKFKEREIL encoded by the coding sequence GTGGAAATAGTTGTTTGCGTTAAACAAGTACCAGATACTACTGAAGTGAAAATCGACCCGGTAAAAAACACTTTGATCCGTGACGGTGTGCCGAGTATTGTTAATCCTACAGACGAATGCGCCGCCGAAGCTGCTATTAGAGTCAAAGAACAATACGGCGGTAAAGTTACCGTCCTGGCGATGGGACCGCCAATGGCAGCAACCGCGCTGCGCAAATGCCTGGCGATGGGTGCGGATGAAGCGGTACTGATCAGTGACTTTGCGTTTGCAGGCGCCGATACCTGGGCTACCTCATATTCTTTAGCCAAAGCGATTGAGCACGTTGGCAAACCGGACATTATTTTCTGCGGGAAACAGGCGATTGACGGGGATACTGGCCAGGTAGGACCAGGTATTGCCGAGCATTTAGGACTTCCCCAGACGACATATGTCCAAAAGATCAGAGAAGTCCATGATGATTATCTCGTCGTTGAACGTGCTTATGAAGGCGGGTTTGAAGTGATTAAAGTCAAATTGCCGGCGGTTATCACTGTCGATAAAAGTATTGAGCCCCGGTATCCCAGTGTCAAGGGTTCAATAAAGGCATCAAGAGCCGAGATAAAGACCTGGAATGCTAAAGACATAAATGCTTCTCCCGAAAAGACCGGACTGAATGGTTCCACCACACAGGTCGCGCAGGTTTTTAACCCTGAAGTCAAATTCACAAGTGAGATGCTGAAGGGTAAAAATGAAGAAGAATTATGCAATTTGCTCATCGGTAAATTCAAGGAAAGAGAAATATTGTAA
- a CDS encoding (Fe-S)-binding protein produces MLSLKLIIFLIIAVLSISAFAYALNKKIGILALGAEEDRFDHPGERFKNFVVNVLLQGKLLKEYYGYIHLFIFWGFIFICLGEIPFVIEGLFPSVQVPFLGTNPYFFLVKDILASLVFIGLIIGIIRRWIVRPKRLYRTAEAAIVVILILGVIITEWLTSGAKVALHANPAYSLAFVYNMFAGLYQGYSPETVGAISEIFWWMHVLILFGFLVYIPNSKHLHLLASPFNSYFATLIPAGAQIAPMDLEDRSLTEYGVGKIENFTWKQLLDSFSCGECGRCMDNCPANISGKPLNPKQLLSRTLKEHLLEKGAVLNKLGIRHADDLSAKGLAELTKTDREAAQILQKELIGDIFTRDELWACTTCRACQTNCPVSNEHVNKIIDMRRYEVMNENNYPEELQLAFRNIESKFNPWGISWSDRASWAKDLNIKTMKTAENPEYLFWVGCAGSFDNRAKKVSVATAKILKAAGVGFAILGKEEKCCGDFVRRGGNEYLFQLIAKENIGILNNYKVKKIITDCPHCFNTLKNEYPQFGGNFEVIHHTQLINQLIKDGRLKLNKNVQLPEQKIVYHDSCYLGRYQQEFDAPRALFKMVPGVQLIEMDRNHEKSFCCGAGGSRMWMEENIGDRINNLRVEQALSKEPQAIGANCPFCITMLEDGVKDKTNPEQNVPVLDPAELIAKMI; encoded by the coding sequence TTGCTTTCTTTAAAATTAATTATATTTTTGATAATTGCTGTTCTTTCTATTAGCGCTTTTGCATATGCCCTGAATAAAAAAATAGGCATTCTGGCTCTGGGAGCAGAAGAAGACAGGTTTGACCACCCGGGCGAGCGATTTAAGAATTTTGTTGTGAACGTATTGCTGCAGGGAAAATTGCTGAAAGAATATTATGGGTATATCCACTTATTTATCTTTTGGGGATTCATCTTTATTTGTTTAGGAGAAATTCCATTTGTGATCGAAGGGCTGTTTCCTTCTGTTCAAGTACCTTTCTTGGGAACAAATCCTTACTTCTTTTTAGTAAAAGATATTCTGGCATCACTCGTATTTATCGGCTTAATCATCGGCATTATCCGGAGATGGATCGTCAGGCCGAAACGCCTTTACCGGACCGCGGAAGCTGCCATTGTTGTTATTTTAATCTTAGGAGTCATCATCACAGAATGGCTAACCAGTGGCGCCAAAGTTGCCCTGCACGCAAACCCTGCTTACAGCCTGGCGTTTGTCTATAATATGTTTGCCGGACTATACCAGGGATACAGCCCTGAGACCGTAGGCGCCATTAGCGAAATATTTTGGTGGATGCACGTCCTGATACTTTTCGGATTTTTGGTATATATTCCAAATTCCAAACACCTGCACCTGCTGGCTTCGCCGTTTAATAGCTATTTCGCGACCCTGATACCAGCCGGCGCTCAAATCGCGCCCATGGATCTGGAAGATAGATCGCTGACAGAGTATGGTGTCGGAAAAATTGAGAACTTCACCTGGAAGCAGCTGCTCGACAGCTTTTCCTGTGGGGAATGCGGCCGTTGTATGGACAACTGTCCGGCCAATATTTCCGGGAAACCCTTAAATCCTAAACAACTGCTCAGCAGGACGTTAAAAGAACATCTCTTGGAAAAGGGCGCCGTGCTGAATAAGCTGGGCATCAGACACGCTGATGATCTTAGCGCTAAGGGCTTGGCCGAACTGACGAAAACGGACCGTGAAGCGGCTCAGATCCTCCAGAAAGAATTGATTGGAGACATCTTTACCCGTGATGAACTGTGGGCCTGCACCACGTGCAGAGCTTGTCAAACCAATTGCCCCGTATCCAACGAACATGTCAATAAGATCATTGATATGCGCCGGTATGAAGTCATGAATGAAAATAATTATCCGGAGGAGCTGCAGCTTGCATTCCGCAATATTGAAAGCAAATTCAATCCGTGGGGTATCAGCTGGAGTGATCGGGCATCCTGGGCGAAGGACCTCAATATAAAAACCATGAAAACAGCCGAAAATCCGGAATACCTTTTCTGGGTCGGCTGCGCAGGTTCGTTTGATAACAGGGCCAAGAAAGTGTCTGTCGCAACAGCGAAAATCCTTAAAGCTGCCGGCGTTGGTTTCGCCATCCTGGGCAAAGAAGAAAAATGTTGCGGTGACTTTGTCCGCAGAGGCGGTAATGAATATCTCTTCCAGTTAATAGCCAAAGAAAATATCGGCATCTTAAACAACTATAAAGTCAAGAAAATCATTACGGACTGCCCGCACTGCTTCAATACGCTGAAAAATGAATATCCGCAGTTTGGCGGCAATTTTGAAGTCATCCATCATACCCAGCTAATCAACCAGCTCATCAAAGATGGCAGGCTGAAACTGAATAAGAATGTCCAGCTGCCTGAACAGAAGATCGTCTACCATGATTCCTGCTACCTTGGACGTTATCAGCAAGAATTTGACGCGCCGAGAGCATTGTTCAAGATGGTCCCGGGTGTACAGCTTATTGAGATGGACCGCAACCACGAAAAGAGCTTCTGCTGCGGCGCAGGCGGATCAAGGATGTGGATGGAAGAAAATATCGGCGACCGGATCAACAACCTGAGGGTCGAACAGGCTTTGTCCAAAGAGCCGCAGGCAATTGGCGCCAACTGTCCATTCTGTATCACTATGCTGGAAGATGGCGTCAAAGACAAGACTAACCCTGAACAAAATGTCCCTGTCCTCGATCCGGCAGAACTTATTGCCAAAATGATCTAG
- a CDS encoding electron transfer flavoprotein subunit alpha, producing MSVKILDNLCNGCGACVDKCPFGAVEIVAGIAKFKDNCTGCGACGKACPNNAIEVTRKAKPKTSENKLDGYKGVWVFIEQRNGKIDTVALELLSEGRKLANDLEVELAGVLLGENVGHLAKECFAYGAEKVYLIDAPVFKDYRTDSYTTAICEIINIYKPEIVLFGATNNGRDFAARIGVRITTGLTADCTQLDIDPVTRLLRQTRPAFGGNVMATILCQNHRPQMATVRPKVMKMAEPDYTRTGEIIPCQTSVKEEDVTTKIMDIVKNLGNSVNLQDAEIVVSGGRGIGGPEHYHLIMELAEALGGVAGASRVAVDSGWVPHERQVGQTGKTVSPKLYVACGISGAIQHQAGMKTSEIIVAINTDPEAPIFSIATYGIVGDLHKVVPLLTQKVKELKATA from the coding sequence ATGAGCGTAAAGATACTCGATAATTTATGTAACGGCTGCGGTGCCTGTGTAGATAAATGCCCTTTTGGCGCCGTTGAAATCGTAGCCGGTATTGCGAAGTTCAAAGATAATTGCACCGGCTGTGGCGCATGCGGTAAAGCCTGTCCGAATAACGCCATCGAAGTAACCAGAAAAGCAAAACCAAAAACATCAGAAAATAAGCTTGATGGATACAAAGGTGTTTGGGTCTTTATTGAACAACGCAACGGGAAGATTGATACTGTAGCTCTCGAACTTTTGAGCGAGGGACGCAAACTTGCGAATGATCTGGAGGTAGAACTGGCCGGCGTGCTGCTTGGCGAAAATGTCGGCCACTTAGCAAAAGAATGTTTTGCTTATGGCGCCGAAAAAGTTTATTTAATTGACGCACCGGTATTTAAAGATTACCGTACTGATTCCTATACCACTGCGATTTGTGAAATAATCAACATCTACAAACCGGAAATCGTCCTGTTCGGAGCCACCAATAACGGACGTGACTTTGCAGCGCGGATTGGTGTAAGGATTACGACCGGTCTAACGGCAGATTGCACCCAGCTTGACATTGATCCGGTAACACGGCTTTTGAGACAGACCCGGCCGGCCTTCGGAGGCAACGTTATGGCCACGATTTTGTGCCAAAACCACCGGCCGCAAATGGCGACTGTCCGTCCAAAAGTCATGAAAATGGCTGAGCCGGATTATACCCGCACCGGAGAAATCATCCCTTGTCAAACCTCCGTTAAGGAAGAAGATGTTACCACCAAAATTATGGATATCGTGAAAAACCTCGGCAATAGTGTGAACCTGCAGGATGCTGAAATCGTTGTATCCGGAGGCAGAGGGATCGGCGGTCCGGAACATTACCATTTAATTATGGAATTGGCCGAAGCCCTTGGCGGCGTAGCCGGCGCATCCCGTGTAGCAGTTGATTCCGGGTGGGTTCCGCATGAACGCCAGGTTGGGCAAACGGGTAAGACCGTATCACCGAAGCTCTATGTAGCCTGTGGTATTTCAGGAGCTATCCAGCATCAAGCCGGGATGAAAACCTCTGAAATTATTGTTGCGATCAATACTGACCCCGAAGCCCCGATATTCAGTATTGCCACCTATGGCATAGTCGGTGATCTCCATAAAGTTGTACCGCTGTTGACCCAAAAAGTTAAGGAACTTAAGGCAACGGCGTAA